Proteins from one Drosophila gunungcola strain Sukarami chromosome 3R, Dgunungcola_SK_2, whole genome shotgun sequence genomic window:
- the LOC128259978 gene encoding DNA repair protein RAD51 homolog 3 produces the protein MESAAVSTENLNLFNNSCWDISQKNTNKILTGNKALDNHFGGGISLGQIIELIGNSGTGKTTMCLQLCLNVQIPKDAGGLEGSALFIDSRQDFHPDRLLGLAQELEQQYKHRAPEFKALEMLKKVHYVRCPSLVQLMATVLSCHRHLVDHPDIKLIVIDSLAFSLRMLEDGARRYELLLELHESMRRLQRQHELAWVVTNVLTHRCIKERFHVEPALGDLHSHLINERIWFSGSSARYLGKSWRFSRLIMESD, from the exons ATGGAGAGTGCTGCTGTGTCCACCGAAAacctaaatttatttaataactcCTGCTGGGACATCTCACAAaagaacacaaataaaatcctGACGGGGAACAAAGCCCTGGACAATCATTTCGGAGGTGGTATATCCTTGGGTCAAATCATTGAATTGATTGGCAATTCGGGCACAGGCAAAACGACAATGtg TTTACAACTGTGCCTTAATGTGCAAATACCCAAAGATGCTGGCGGCCTAGAAGGAAGTGCATTGTTCATAGACTCACGACAGGATTTCCATCCAGACAGATTACTAG gctTAGCTCAGGAACTGGAGCAGCAATATAAACACAGAGCACCGGAGTTTAAAGCCTTGGAAATGCTTAAAAAAGTTCACTATGTGAGGTGTCCTAGTTTGGTTCAGTTAATGGCCACGGTCTTGAGTTGTCATAGGCACCTTGTAGATCATCCTgat ATAAAACTGATTGTAATCGACTCACTGGCATTTTCCCTGCGAATGCTCGAAGATGGCGCCCGGCGTTACGAGCTGCTCCTGGAACTGCACGAAAGCATGAGAAGACTGCAACGTCAACACGAATTGGCC TGGGTCGTCACCAATGTGCTCACGCATCGCTGCATCAAGGAGCGATTCCATGTGGAGCCCGCCTTGGGGGATCTGCATTCGCACCTGATCAATGAGCGCATCTGGTTTTCGGGCAGCTCTGCTCGTTATCTGGGCAAGTCGTGGAGATTTAGCAGACTAATCATGGAGTCCGACTGA
- the LOC128257521 gene encoding serine palmitoyltransferase small subunit B — MMNLKQLASHAYRQYELVTCINMLEPWEKKLINGFFLIMLSLVIFSSFMYLPDYLQTLLQFVTPPTWYNSSPEGAAYAAQKMARS; from the exons ATGATGAACTTAAAACAATTGGCCTCCCACGCCTACCGCCAGTACGAACTGGTAACGTGCATCAACATGCTGGAGCCCTGGGAAAAGAAGCTGATCA ACGGATTCTTCCTGATCATGCTTTCCCTGGTTATCTTCTCCAGCTTCATGTATCTGCCGGACTATCTGCAAACCCTGCTGCAGTTCGTCACGCCGCCCACCTGGTACAATAGTTCCCCGGAAGGTGCGGCCTACGCGGCGCAGAAAATGGCACGGAGCTGA
- the LOC128251977 gene encoding pickpocket protein 11 — MVLYLVTFYHTLPFFGSVSVSLLNSYLSSSVSFNLDTIYLNWNSTFPAITVCEIYNAERIWDLSDSHFGVEHDMHVDDFISEIVFYRGVCSSCEDCPKFRCPTNFTVLVDLFRTSCHQLLVNCSYLNELFDCCDRFLPLPTEYGLCYSFNSHQARKVSHVQFTNNRETGPGHLNFNAAADIQLYVHAPIDVPYQFSEGMIRETVLLGHYKELVLNVIEVHNDESVQDLSLEQRRCRYGHEHVLERQGIYEFYSYSGCVVECTVLLQLENCNCTSHFMANPGQNSLPACDYRGLICLTKIRDKIMTERKSCECMSSCEEPEYNIIYNSADEDDEASDDVSKIRVALVELPTQRYVRRVTKTILDFLISLGGLVGLFFNTSALRIVEAIVICLRHRKTMVKWVKRILLGTAKYLQILDQSK, encoded by the exons AT GGTTCTTTACTTGGTAACCTTTTACCATACTTTGCCCTTCTTTGGAAGCGTTTCCGTGTCCCTGCTGAACAGCTACTTGTCATCGTCGGTCTCTTTTAATTTGGACACGATTTA CTTGAACTGGAACTCCACTTTTCCGGCCATTACTGTGTGCGAGATATACAATGCCGAAAGAATTTGGGACCTGAGTGACTCACATTTTGGCGTGGAACACGATATGCATGTCGATGACTTCATCTCCGAAATTGTATTCTATCGCGGCGTCTGCAGCAGCTGCGAGGATTGCCCCAAGTTTCGATGTCCGACCAACTTTACCGTGCTCGTGGATTTG TTCCGTACCAGCTGCCATCAGTTGCTGGTGAACTGCAGCTACCTGAACGAGCTTTTCGACTGTTGCGATCGGTTCCTGCCCCTGCCCACGGAGTACGGGTTGTGTTACTCCTTCAACTCGCACCAGGCGCGAAAGGTGTCCCATGTGCAGTTCACCAACAACCGGGAGACGGGGCCGGGACATCTCAATTTCAATGCCGCCGCCGACATCCAGTTGTATGTGCATGCACCCATCGATGTGCCCTACCAGTTCTCGGAGGGCATGATCCGGGAGACGGTGCTACTGGGCCACTACAAGGAGCTGGTCCTGAATGTCATCGAGGTGCACAACGACGAGAGTGTCCAGGATCTGAGTCTGGAGCAGCGGCGATGTCGCTATGGCCACGAGCATGTCCTCGAACGGCAGGGCATCTACGAGTTCTACAGCTACTCCGGATGCGTAGTGGAATG CACAGTGCTTTTGCAGCTGGAGAACTGCAACTGCACCAGCCACTTCATGGCCAATCCCGGCCAGAATTCCCTGCCCGCCTGCGACTACCGCGGCCTGATCTGCCTCACCAAGATCCGGGACAAGATCATGACGGAGCGCAAGTCCTGCGAGTGCATGAGCTCCTGCGAGGAGCCGGAGTACAACATCATTTATAATTCAGCAGATGA GGATGATGAAGCCTCGGATGACGTCTCAAAAATCCGAGTGGCTCTTGTGGAGCTGCCCACCCAGCGCTACGTACGTCGGGTGACCAAAACTATTCTGGATTTTTTGA TTTCCCTTGGCGGTCTGGTTGGCCTGTTCTTCAACACATCCGCCTTGCGAATTGTGGAGGCCATTGTAATCTGCCTGCGACATAGAAAAACCATGGTGAAGTGGGTTAAACGAATTTTGCTTGGCACGGCAAAGTATTTACAGATCTTGGACCAGTCGAAGTAA
- the LOC128251978 gene encoding serine protease grass-like — translation MKYRVILATGLILCSLPGLVLSQRSCRTPNHLEGLCLEYLECPFVQSLKKKFSNNIPEDITSGLKNTQCTGSSNLICCPIQKTGAQSANSNINQYDLWGLRFLQSVKNCGNKITTRLSGGQKARPGEFPWMALLKYEKYPNGMLLCGGSLISKWHILTAAHCIENRSDVGKTMHCLPPYEDYGVQKVTLHPKYDHGMIHHDIAIIELDREVRVDKHIFPICLPVNEESQFVTYDQSFYITGWGQTDTTDAPTTLQKVVVTRKYLFECQKFFKESEVNDNHICAEGSDIKHSCKGDSGGPIFYVHKFADPDTYRYVQYGVTSTGGDLCGKTKKQMEIFTSVISMLPWITQNVL, via the exons ATGAAATATAGAGTGATTTTAGCTACCGGTCTAATTCTGTGCTCTTTACCAGGACTGGTTCTCAGCC AGAGGAGCTGTCGTACTCCGAATCACCTGGAAGGATTGTGCCTCGAATACCTGGAGTGTCCATTTGTGCaaagtcttaaaaaaaagttttccaataaTATACCTGAAGATATTACCAGTGGCCTCAAAAATACGCAGTGCACAGGCTCCTCGAAT ctTATTTGCTGTCCAATTCAGAAAACTGGAGCGCAATCGGCAAACAGTAATATCAACCAATACGACCTGTGGGGCCTTAGATTTCTGCAATCAGTCAAAAACTGCGGTAACAAAATCACAACCAGGCTCAGTGGAGGTCAAAAAGCCAGACCAGGTGAATTTCCCTGGATGGCGTTGCTCAAGTATGAGAAATATCCAAATGGAATGCTCCTATGCGGCGGCAGCCTCATCAGTAAATGGCACATCCTCACTGCCGCCCACTGCATCGAAAATCGTTCTGATGT GGGGAAAACAATGCACTGTCTTCCGCCGTACGAGGATTACGGCGTACAGAAAGTAACCCTGCATCCCAAATACGATCATGGGATGATCCATCACGACATAGCCATCATTGAGCTTGACCGGGAGGTGAGAGTGGACAAGCACATCTTTCCCATATGTCTCCCTGTCAACGAGGAGTCACAATTTGTGACCTACGACCAGAGCTTCTACATCACCGGGTGGGGCCAAACGGACACAACGGATGCACCCACCACACTGCAGAAGGTAGTGGTCACACGAAAGTATCTCTTCGAGTGCCAGAAGTTCTTCAAGGAATCAGAGGTGAATGACAACCACATATGCGCCGAGGGATCTGACATCAAGCACAGCTGCAAGGGCGACTCCGGAGGACCTATATTCTATGTGCATAAATTTGCGGATCCGGATACCTATCGCTATGTCCAGTACGGTGTGACCTCCACAGGAGGAGATCTGTGCGGCAAAACCAAGAAGCAGATGGAAATCTTCACTAGCGTCATCTCCATGTTGCCCTGGATCACGCAAAACGTCCTGTAG
- the LOC128254379 gene encoding serine protease grass yields MGIATILSLGLVLCIWPLLVFSQSRCVTEDGAAGQCIRYQECPYVQRIIDIYGRNIPRKIYNQISQKQCKGNTNEFHLCCPNEATQQSSSSQQSQRKVVRSDGGNLNRYDRQGLQLLNSVTNCGNKGNPKVSGGTTAKLGDFPWVALLKYKVSGPRPFLCGGSLISERHILTAAHCIIEQPEVIAVRLGEHDLESEQDCQILGGTTRVCIPPYEEFGIEKISVHPSYIHGQISHDVAIINLDRVVKEKSHIKPVCLPIDQRSQELAYDQSFFIAGWGGTDRGTTATKLQQALVTRKSLDECRQFYNQDEVSDNHICATGNGIKHTCQGDSGGPVFFKHQFKNTYRVVQYAVISFGGNRCGQNQNQPGVFASVIDMLPWITQNLQ; encoded by the exons ATGGGAATAGCGACGATTCTAAGCCTTGGGCTGGTTTTGTGCATCTGGCCACTGCTTGTTTTTAGCC AGAGCAGGTGCGTCACTGAGGACGGAGCAGCAGGTCAGTGCATTCGGTACCAGGAGTGTCCGTACGTGCAGAGGATCATCGACATCTACGGCCGTAACATACCACGGAAGATTTATAACCAAATCTCTCAGAAGCAGTGCAAAGGCAACACAAAT GAATTCCATCTTTGTTGCCCCAATGAGGCGACACAGCAGTCGTCATCCAGTCAGCAGTCCCAGAGGAAGGTTGTGCGATCCGATGGCGGAAATCTTAACCGCTATGATCGGCAGGGATTGCAACTGCTGAACTCGGTGACCAACTGCGGCAACAAGGGCAATCCCAAGGTCAGCGGGGGGACGACGGCCAAGCTCGGCGATTTTCCATGGGTGGCGCTGCTCAAGTACAAGGTCAGCGGTCCGCGGCCCTTCCTCTGCGGCGGCAGTCTCATCAGCGAGCGCCACATCCTCACCGCCGCCCACTGCATCATCGAGCAGCCGGAAGT AATTGCAGTCCGTCTGGGCGAACACGACCTGGAGTCGGAGCAGGACTGTCAAATCCTGGGCGGCACCACTCGCGTCTGCATTCCGCCCTACGAGGAGTTTGGCATTGAGAAAATTAGCGTTCATCCCAGCTACATTCATGGCCAGATCAGCCATGACGTGGCGATCATTAATCTAGACCGCGTGGTCAAGGAAAAGTCGCATATTAAGCCCGTCTGCCTGCCGATCGATCAGCGGTCCCAAGAGCTGGCCTACGACCAGAGCTTCTTCATCGCCGGATGGGGCGGAACCGACAGGGGGACCACTGCCACCAAGCTCCAGCAGGCATTGGTCACCCGCAAGAGTCTGGACGAGTGCCGGCAGTTTTACAACCAGGATGAGGTGAGTGACAATCACATTTGTGCCACGGGAAACGGGATCAAGCACACCTGCCAAGGAGATTCCGGTGGCCCCGTCTTCTTCAAGCATCAGTTCAAGAACACCTACCGCGTGGTCCAGTACGCGGTGATCTCCTTCGGTGGCAACCGCTGCGGTCAGAACCAGAATCAGCCCGGAGTCTTCGCGAGCGTCATCGATATGCTGCCCTGGATCACACAAAACCTTCAATAG